One Ranitomeya imitator isolate aRanImi1 chromosome 1, aRanImi1.pri, whole genome shotgun sequence DNA window includes the following coding sequences:
- the LOC138658151 gene encoding olfactory receptor 5AP2-like has protein sequence MGHKNRTIVTEFTFAGLTESSDLRSALFALFFIIYFLTLLQNSALITLITHDAQLCSPMYAFLKQLSFIDICYSSSVTIRMLVDFVLDESRISVAGCSLQMLSYAGFGGSECFLLAAMSYDRYVAICHPLTYIQIINRQTLLSLLLLSYIGGFSNGFVQTGFSFFHLDFCENPQAIHHFYCDVIALIETSCGDTRLNEMILFSLVGFIELTSLFVILVSYSCILLAVLQIRSSNGQGKAFSTCASHLTVVTLFYGTIIFMYLRPSSTYSPEQDKVIAVFYTVIIPFLNPLIYSLRNREVKNSARKFGNSIIGNTR, from the coding sequence ATGGGGCATAAGAACAGAACTATAGTGACTGAGTTCACATTTGCCGGGTTAACAGAAAGCTCTGATCTGAGATCCGCTTTGTTTGCCCTGTTCTTCATCATATATTTCTTGACTTTGCTTCAAAACTCGGCGCTGATCACTCTAATCACTCACGATGCCCAACTTTGTAGCCCTATGTATGCTTTTTTGAAGCAGTTATCATTTATTGATATTTGTTACTCTTCCTCTGTCACAATCCGGATGTTAGTGGATTTTGTATTAGATGAAAGTCGGATTTCAGTAGCCGGATGCAGCCTACAGATGCTGTCTTATGCCGGGTTCGGAGGCAGTGAATGTTTTCTGTTGGCAGCAATGTCCTATGATCGTTATGTGGCAATTTGCCACCCACTGACGTATATACAAATAATTAACAGGCAAACGTTGCTAAGCCTTCTCTTACTGTCCTATATTGGAGGATTCTCCAATGGCTTTGTTCAGACTGGCTTCTCGTTTTTCCATTTGGACTTTTGTGAAAATCCTCAGGCCATCCACCATTTTTACTGCGATGTCATAGCACTGATTGAGACTTCTTGTGGGGACACGAGGCTTAATGAAATGATACTCTTTTCCTTAGTGGGGTTTATTGAGCTCACGTCTCTATTTGTAATCTTAGTATCTTACTCGTGCATATTACTCGCTGTCCTGCAAATACGTTCCTCTAATGGGCAGGGAAAGGCCTTTTCTACTTGCGCTTCTCATTTGACAGTTGTGACTTTATTTTATGGAACTATTATTTTTATGTATCTGAGACCTTCAAGCACTTACAGCCCAGAACAAGATAAGGTTATTGCTGTGTTTTATACAGTAATTATTCCGTTCCTCAACCCTTTAATATACAGCCTGAGGAATCGAGAGGTAAAGAATTCTGCCAGAAAGTTTGGGAACAGCATCATAGGAAATACTAGATGA